GAATGGCGGATTAATAATTGGAGCATTTGACAGAGAAAAATTAGTAGGCTTTTCTTATGGCTTCCCTGGTTATAAAAACAAAGAAACGTATTTATGCTCTCATATGCTTGGCATTCACCCAGATTATCAAGTACGAGGCATCGGGAAAAAGTTAAAAGACGAGCAGCTTATAGTTGCAAAAGAGATGGGATATAAATTGATCACTTGGACATTCGATCCACTAGAAAGTCGCAATGCCTATTTGAATATTGCGAAGCTTTATGGAATCGTCGACACCTATATTGAGAACTGTTATGGGGAAATGTCAGACGGGATCAATGCTGGTTTACCAACTGATCGCTTACAAGTTGAGTGGAGAATTACAAGTGAACGTGTGCAGGAAAAATGGATGCCACATGGTATTATTTTTAAAAATCTATTTCAAACGGTGTTTTCTGATGAAAATCTACCTGTTTTAGTTGAACCAGATTTATTTGACCCAACAGAACAGGGATATGAAGTACCTATTCCTCAGCAATTTCAAGCGATGAAGACAGCAAGT
The genomic region above belongs to Psychrobacillus sp. FSL K6-2836 and contains:
- a CDS encoding GNAT family N-acetyltransferase translates to MAQIDIRVLKTMEEMLLVQQLEEVVWGMGAIPVHQTLTAVKNGGLIIGAFDREKLVGFSYGFPGYKNKETYLCSHMLGIHPDYQVRGIGKKLKDEQLIVAKEMGYKLITWTFDPLESRNAYLNIAKLYGIVDTYIENCYGEMSDGINAGLPTDRLQVEWRITSERVQEKWMPHGIIFKNLFQTVFSDENLPVLVEPDLFDPTEQGYEVPIPQQFQAMKTASPKTALKWRLQIRKIIQTLFSKGYALVSVRKTEDPVNYYQFVQKSTIPLQTEEK